Proteins encoded within one genomic window of Eurosta solidaginis isolate ZX-2024a chromosome 1, ASM4086904v1, whole genome shotgun sequence:
- the DPCoAC gene encoding uncharacterized protein DPCoAC isoform X1, which translates to MKNFYNHMKYKYGEHTCMYLKQFSKQKIKLAKQSQQLKYLLECKRYGLIPNHLSNTLKSTLINTTSDKVQQQIEKTKHHFFLKILNIEITQTNMNIKVTKDTIYNAHQQIRRTLNEDEFKAVVVKQNSLSNKIGKQSETTISSKIQKLKHEQIRKLGVSLNSEWFVNATNIEFPEDVKWLLSLGKKFTLPTTTNNFSSVQTIAEMEQVFETLETEKEKEVARNKLSNRIMNFKRNIRHNSVEKFILETYRKTKAFLKTHKDDIVITDSDKGNKTIALYKMDYNTKMENLLGDKNTYKVVRGDPTNTLQRKNNNIVYELYKGKHISLREKQQLTSTAATAPRLYGLPKIHKPECPLRPIVSCTNVPCYQLSKFIGKILISLISPELNIKNSYELKERLNNINVCEKDVLVSFDVVSLFTNIPTNLASKIIMRKWEEIAKNTTISKSKFQSILDFCLKDNNYFTHNDKMYTQTYGMPMGNPLSPTIADIVMDDVLNFTFMELQKQHGIQIKFLVKYVDDIFAIIEKDDANIILDTLNKYHNKLKFTIEKEVNGSIPFLDTRIHNNNNNLILDWYSKPTASGRLMNYFSSQPFKYKINTANNFIHKVLSISHQQFHETNVRNIKNTLKKNNYPDYLITNLIDKKLMDIKNTTKQTPNIDNQTKRYFSVTYIPRLTESLAHDHNNKRTSHTTLAFKSNCTLATCFTKTKSPIDIQQQSNVVYEIQCKGNDSENCNKVYIGTTKRTLGTRLAEHEADIRKQKQSTALSQHAVTNNHTAYFANTRILDKEKREKTRYTIESLRILQKREHTINRREDTDNIAASYLLCL; encoded by the coding sequence ATGAAGAACTTCTACAATCACATGAAGTACAAATACGGTGAACACACTTGCATGTACTTAAAACAATTTAGCAAACAGAAAATTAAATTAGCTAAGCAATCACAACAACTAAAATATTTACTGGAATGTAAAAGATACGGTCTCATACCGAACCATCTTTCAAACACACTAAAAAGCACGCTAATAAACACAACATCCGACAAAGTACAGcaacaaatagaaaaaacaaaacaccattttttcttaaaaattctcaATATTGAAATCACGCAaacaaatatgaacataaaagTAACTAAGGATACAATATAtaatgcacatcaacaaatacgTAGGACTCTCAATGAAGATGAATTTAAGGCAGTCGTCGTCAAGCAAAACTCTCTAAGTAATAAGATCGGTAAACAAAGTGAAACAACCATTTCATCCAAAATTCAGAAGCTCAAACACGAGCAAATTCGGAAATTAGGCGTCAGCCTTAACTCTGAATGGTTTGTCAACGCTACAAATATAGAATTTCCCGAGGATGTCAAGTGGCTACTGTCTTTAggcaaaaaatttacattgccaACTACAACAAACAATTTTTCCTCTGTCCAAACAATAGCCGAAATGGAACAAGTTTTTGAGACTTTAGAAacagaaaaagaaaaggaagtagCAAGAAATAAACTCAGCAACAGAATTATGAATTTTAAGCGCAACATCAGGCACAATTCTGTGgaaaaattcatattagaaacaTATAGGAAAACAAAAGCGTTCCTTAAGACACACAAAGACGACATAGTCATCACAGACAgcgacaaaggaaacaaaacaaTAGCACTCTACAAAATGGACTACAACACTAAAATGGAAAATCTACTAGGAGACAAGAATACTTACAAAGTAGTTAGAGGCGATCCAACAAACACactacaaaggaaaaacaacaacatagtttACGAACTATATAAAGGCAAACACATTAGCTTAAGAGAAAAACAACAATTGACGAGCACGGCAGCAACTGCCCCTCGTTTATAtgggctaccaaaaatccacaaaccTGAATGTCCCCTACGTCCAATTGTTTCGTGCACCAATGTCCCATGTTATCAGCTCtccaaatttataggaaaaatactgaTATCGTTGATTTCGCCTGAACTCAACATTAAAAACTCATATGAATTAAAAGAAAGACTAAACAATATAAATGTTTGTGAAAAAGATGTGTTAGTGTCGTTCGATGTTGTCTCCTTGTTCACCAACATACCAACAAATTTAGCGTCAAAAATCATAATGCGGAAATGGGAAGAAATAGCAAAAAACACGACTATATCTAAGAGCAAGTTCCAAAGCATATTAGATTTCTGCCTCAAAGATAACAATTACTTCACACACAACGACAAAATGTATACACAAACTTATggcatgcccatgggcaaccccctcTCCCCCACTATTGCCGACATAGTCATGGACGATGTACTCAACTTCACATTCATGGAACTCCAAAAACAACACGgcatacaaataaaatttctagtcaaatacgtagacgacaTCTTCGCGATTATTGAAAAGGACGacgcaaatataattttagaTACACTCAACAAATACCACAACAAGTTAAAATTTACTATAGAGAAAGAAGTAAATGGCAGTATCCCTTTCTTGGACACCCGcattcacaacaacaacaataatttgatTTTAGATTGGTACTCTAAACCAACGGCTTCTGGGCGCCTAATGAACTATTTTTCTTCTCagccctttaaatataaaattaatacagcaaataattttatacataaagtattATCAATAAGCCATCAACAGTTTCATGAGACCAatgtaagaaatattaaaaacacgcttaaaaagaataactACCCTGACTACTTAATAACCAATCTAATCGACAAAAAACTAATGGAcataaaaaacacaacaaaacaaaccccaaatatagataaccaaacaaagcgatacttcagtgtcacatacattcccAGGCTGACAGAAAGTCTTGCACATGATCATAATAATAAGAGAACATCCCACACAACATTGGCATTCAAATCGAATTGCACTCTAGCGACGTGtttcactaaaacaaaaagccctatagatatccaacaacaaagtaatgtagtatatgaaatacagtgcaaaggtaacgacagcgaaaactgcaacaaagtgtacattggcacaacaaaaagaacactaggtacgcgattagctgaacacgaagccgacatacgcaaacaaaaacaaagcacagctttatctcaacacgcggtaacaaacaaccacacagcttactttgcaaatacaagaatattggacaaagagaaaagagaaaaaacgagatacaccatagagagccttcgaatacttcaaaaaagagaacatacgattaacagaagagaagacactgacaatattgccgcttcatatttattatgtttatag